One Salvia splendens isolate huo1 chromosome 12, SspV2, whole genome shotgun sequence genomic window carries:
- the LOC121756864 gene encoding ferredoxin--nitrite reductase, chloroplastic-like, giving the protein MSSLHVKFLAPSILPISNNKFKNVRAHATPPQTAPPPPSAAVAVDAERLEPRVEEKDGFFVLKEKFRQGINPQEKAKIEKEPMKLFMENGIEELSKIPIEDLDKSKLTKDDVDVRLKWLGLFHRRKHHYGRFMMRFKLPNGVTTSDQTRYLASVIRKYGKDGCADVTTRQNWQIRGVVLADVPDILKRFDEVGLTSLQSGMDNVRNPVGNPLAGIDPHEIVDTRPYNNLLSQYITANSRGNPSFTNLPRKWNVCVIGSHDLYEHPHINDLAYMPATKDGRFGFNLLVGGFFSPKRCAEAIPLDAWVPGDDILPACGAILETFRDLGTRGNRQKTRMMWLIDELGIEKFREEVAKRMPEANLERASSEDLVDSQWERRDYFGAHPQKQEGYSFVGIHIPVGRVQADDMDELARLADTYGSGELRLTVEQNIIIPNIPDSKVEALLKEPLLTEKFSPEPPILMKGLVACTGNQFCGQAIIETKARALKVTEEVGRLVSVSKPVRMHWTGCPNTCGQVQVADIGFMGCMTRDGSGKVVEGADVFLGGRIGSDSHLGDVYKKAVPCDQLVPLVVDLLVQKFGAVLREREETED; this is encoded by the exons ATGTCATCACTTCATGTCAAGTTCTTGGCGCCATCAATATTGCCAATTAGCAACAACAAATTCAAGAATGTGAGGGCCCACGCCACCCCGCCGCAGacggcgccgccgccgccgtctgcggcggtggcggtggatGCGGAGAGACTGGAGCCGAGGGTGGAGGAGAAAGATGGCTTCTTTGTGCTCAAGGAGAAGTTCAGGCAAGGGATAAACCCTCAAGAGAAAGCCAAGATCGAAAAAGAGCCCATGAAACTCTTCATGGAAAACGGAATCGAAGAGCTCTCCAAAATCCCCATTGAAGATCTCGACAAATCCAAGCTCACTAAAGACGACGTTGATGTCAGACTCAAATGGCTCGGCCTTTTCCACCGCAGGAAACACCACT ATGGTAGGTTCATGATGAGGTTTAAGCTGCCGAATGGGGTGACAACGAGTGATCAAACGCGGTATTTGGCTAGTGTGATTAGGAAGTATGGGAAGGATGGTTGTGCTGATGTTACAACGAGGCAGAACTGGCAGATACGGGGCGTTGTGCTGGCCGATGTTCCCGATATCTTGAAGCGGTTCGATGAAGTCGGGCTGACTAGCCTGCAGAGCGGGATGGACAACGTGAGGAATCCGGTCGGGAACCCTCTTGCTGGGATTGATCCTCATGAGATTGTTGACACTAGGCCTTACAATAACCTGCTGTCTCAATACATCACTGCTAATTCGCGCGGAAATCCCTCTTTCACCAACTT GCCGAGGAAGTGGAATGTGTGTGTGATAGGGTCACACGATCTCTACGAGCATCCGCATATAAACGATCTTGCGTATATGCCAGCGACAAAGGATGGGCGTTTCGGGTTCAATCTTCTCGTGGGAGGGTTCTTTAGCCCCAAGAGATGCGCTGAGGCGATCCCTCTTGATGCATGGGTCCCCGGTGATGACATTCTCCCCGCCTGTGGGGCGATCCTCGAGACTTTTAGGGACCTCGGGACCAGAGGCAACAGGCAAAAAACAAGAATGATGTGGTTGATTGATGAACTT GGGATTGAGAAGTTCCGGGAGGAAGTGGCGAAGAGGATGCCGGAGGCGAATTTGGAGAGGGCGTCGAGCGAAGATCTCGTCGATAGCCAATGGGAAAGACGGGACTACTTCGGGGCGCATCCTCAGAAGCAAGAAGGGTACAGCTTTGTAGGCATCCACATCCCCGTCGGGCGCGTTCAGGCGGACGACATGGACGAGCTCGCACGCTTGGCCGACACGTACGGGTCGGGCGAGCTGAGGCTCACGGTCGAGCAAAACATCATAATACCAAACATCCCCGACTCGAAAGTGGAGGCCCTGCTCAAGGAGCCCCTCCTCACCGAGAAGTTCTCCCCCGAGCCACCGATCCTCATGAAGGGACTGGTGGCGTGCACGGGCAACCAGTTCTGCGGCCAGGCTATCATAGAGACGAAGGCGCGCGCGTTGAAGGTGACGGAGGAGGTTGGGAGGCTCGTCTCTGTCTCGAAGCCGGTGAGGATGCACTGGACCGGGTGCCCCAACACGTGCGGGCAGGTGCAGGTGGCCGATATCGGGTTCATGGGGTGCATGACGAGGGACGGGAGCGGGAAGGTAGTCGAGGGGGCTGACGTGTTCCTTGGGGGGCGAATCGGGAGCGACTCGCATTTGGGGGATGTGTACAAGAAAGCTGTGCCTTGTGATCAGCTGGTTCCATTGGTTGTGGACTTGTTGGTGCAGAAATTTGGTGCTGtgctgagagagagagaagaaactgAGGATTGA
- the LOC121759689 gene encoding cold-regulated protein 27-like isoform X2 encodes MEGDFNSETQHRPPLPPALDRVCDRRSNSDASSLPVENCEDPVRHSRNVTPDESTAWTNEKHNSYLYHLEMSFVEQLYQSKSVLARCSGHNLRDIHISRKHLTNASDQYDVSRNRCWQKSKHAAGGPTHSSTHHSKHGDVHYHPSLSKVPTPVKLIRTRKQGEGMISHGTQTCSQDIIDSNRDELSRN; translated from the exons ATGGAAGGAGATTTTAACTCGGAGACTCAGCATCGGCCTCCGCTGCCTCCGGCGCTCGATAGAGTTTGCGACCGCCGCTCGAACTCGGATGCATCGTCCTTGCCCGTTGAGAATTGCGAGGATCCCGTTCGCCATTCGAGGAATGTGACGCCG GATGAAAGCACAGCATGGACAAATGAGAAACACAATTCCTATCTGTATCATTTGGAAATGTCATTTGTTGAACAGCTGTACCAATCAAAATCTGTGCTTGCACGATGCTCAGGGCACAACTTGAGAGACATACATATATCTCGGAAGCATTTGACTAATGCTTCTGATCAG TATGATGTTTCACGCAATAGATGTTGGCAAAAGAGTAAGCATGCAGCGGGTGGGCCTACTCACAGCAGTACTCACCATTCGAAGCATGGAGATGTGCATTACCATCCATCACTAAGTAAAGTGCCCACACCCGTGAAGCTTATTAGGACAAGGAAACAAGGGGAAGGGATGATATCTCATGGAACACAAACATGTTCACAGGACATAATTGACTCAAATAGAG ATGAACTTTCTCGAAACTAG
- the LOC121759689 gene encoding cold-regulated protein 28-like isoform X1, translated as MEGDFNSETQHRPPLPPALDRVCDRRSNSDASSLPVENCEDPVRHSRNVTPDESTAWTNEKHNSYLYHLEMSFVEQLYQSKSVLARCSGHNLRDIHISRKHLTNASDQYDVSRNRCWQKSKHAAGGPTHSSTHHSKHGDVHYHPSLSKVPTPVKLIRTRKQGEGMISHGTQTCSQDIIDSNREETGQNFLNENQNTLNSESQVKRLKIALEDGSHQDQIVPSM; from the exons ATGGAAGGAGATTTTAACTCGGAGACTCAGCATCGGCCTCCGCTGCCTCCGGCGCTCGATAGAGTTTGCGACCGCCGCTCGAACTCGGATGCATCGTCCTTGCCCGTTGAGAATTGCGAGGATCCCGTTCGCCATTCGAGGAATGTGACGCCG GATGAAAGCACAGCATGGACAAATGAGAAACACAATTCCTATCTGTATCATTTGGAAATGTCATTTGTTGAACAGCTGTACCAATCAAAATCTGTGCTTGCACGATGCTCAGGGCACAACTTGAGAGACATACATATATCTCGGAAGCATTTGACTAATGCTTCTGATCAG TATGATGTTTCACGCAATAGATGTTGGCAAAAGAGTAAGCATGCAGCGGGTGGGCCTACTCACAGCAGTACTCACCATTCGAAGCATGGAGATGTGCATTACCATCCATCACTAAGTAAAGTGCCCACACCCGTGAAGCTTATTAGGACAAGGAAACAAGGGGAAGGGATGATATCTCATGGAACACAAACATGTTCACAGGACATAATTGACTCAAATAGAG AGGAGACGGGTCAAAATTTTTTGAATGAAAATCAAAATACACTAAATTCCGAGTCCCAAGTAAAAAGGTTGAAGATAGCTTTGGAGGATGGATCACATCAGGATCAA ATTGTTCCTTCAATGTGA
- the LOC121757044 gene encoding glycoprotein 3-alpha-L-fucosyltransferase A-like: MRKWSNFLPILVGLVVIGEIAFLGRLDMVKNVDIVNSWADSFYYFTQTTSSSSSSPSPSPFPFRTLEYAGSDRDPVSEPVDSCEAWLEKKDSVPYSRDFVKDPILVIGANEEFKTCSVGCKFGYESNKKPDAGFGLPQSSGTAAVLRSMEAASYYAENNIDMARRRGYDIVMTTSLSSDVPVGYFSWTEYDMMAPVQPKTGSAIAAAFISNCAAKNFRLQALVGLEQANIKIDSYGGCHRNRDGKVDKVETLKRYKFSLAFENSNEEDYVTEKFFQSLVAGTIPVVIGAPNIQDFSPGPGSLLHIKELTDVDSVAKRMKYLADNDSAFNESLRWKYEGPSDSFKALVDMAAVHSSCRLCIYLATKIQEKDEKHPEFQNRPCKCTRGSKTTYHIYVRERGRFKMESFFLRSDKLTLEALSSAIVKKFRSLKRAPIWKSERPESIRGGNELKVYKIYPVGLTERQGLYTFKLNGDSGLREHIESHQCAKFEVIFV; this comes from the exons ATGAGGAAATGGTCGAATTTTCTCCCTATTTTGGTGGGTCTGGTGGTGATAGGGGAGATTGCGTTTCTGGGCCGTCTCGATATGGTCAAGAACGTCGACATAGTCAACTCCTGGGCCGACTCATTCTACTACTTCACCCAGACCACGTCTTCCTCATCCTCGTCCCCGTCCCCGTCCCCGTTCCCGTTCCGGACCCTCGAATACGCCGGGTCGGATCGCGACCCGGTCTCCGAGCCTGTCGACAGCTGCGAAGCTTGGTTGGAGAAGAAGGACTCCGTGCCTTATTCTAGGGATTTCGTTAAAGACCCAATTTTGGTAATTGGGGCTAATGAG GAGTTTAAGACCTGCAGTGTTGGATGTAAGTTTGGGTATGAATCGAATAAGAAACCCGATGCTGGATTTGGACTTCCTCAGTCATCTGGAACTGCAGCCGTGCTTAGGTCAATGGAAGCAGCCTCATATTATGCTGAGAATAATATTGACATGGCACGACG TCGGGGGTATGACATTGTAATGACAACCAGTCTTTCATCAGATGTGCCTGTGGGATATTTTTCTTGGACTGAATACGATATGATGGCTCCAGTTCAACCCAAAACTGGAAGTGCTATAGCTGCTGCTTTCATTTCTAACTGTGCTGCTAAGAACTTTCGGCTGCAAGCATTGGTTGGACTTGAGCAAGCAAACATCAAAATTGATTCTTATGGAGGTTGCCATCGGAATCGTGATGGAAAAG TGGATAAAGTGGAAACATTGAAGCGTTACAAGTTTAGCTTGGCTTTTGAGAACTCGAATGAGGAGGATTATGTTACTGAAAAGTTCTTCCAGTCTCTTGTTGCGG GCACTATTCCTGTGGTGATTGGCGCCCCTAATATCCAAGATTTCTCTCCTGGTCCTGGTTCGTTGCTGCATATCAAGGAGCTCACAGATGTTGATTCTGTTGCCAAGAGAATGAAATACCTTGCTGACAATGACAGTGCATTTAATGAATCATTAAG GTGGAAATACGAGGGGCCATCCGATTCTTTTAAGGCCCTTGTGGATATGGCTGCAGTACACTCATCATGTCGACTATGCATTTACTTGGCAACCAAAATCCAAGAAAAAGATGAAAAGCATCCAGAATTTCAAAACCGTCCCTGTAAGTGTACTCGTGGCTCAAAAACTACATACCACATATATGTCCGGGAAAGAGGGAGGTTTAAGATGGAATCCTTTTTCCTAAg GTCAGATAAATTGACCCTCGAAGCCCTATCCTCTGCTATTGTGAAAAAGTTTAGGTCGCTGAAACGCGCTCCTATCTGGAAAAGTGAGAGGCCAGAGAGCATAAGAGGCGGGAATGAGCTAAAAGTCTACAAGATATACCCAGTCGGGCTTACAGAGAGGCAAGGATTATACACCTTCAAACTCAATGGAGATTCGGGTTTAAGGGAACACATAGAGAGCCACCAATGTGCCAAGTTTGAGGTGATATTCGTATAG